One Mycolicibacterium sarraceniae genomic window carries:
- a CDS encoding L,D-transpeptidase produces the protein MVFSRRARTACLVVGVLLLGVLGSDVAGLPGCRDGCKTATAAAQVQLPPAPPRPPLLGITPANGSADLTPLSRVSAQVVGGSLTNVSLVDDYGNTLAGALSPDGTSWQPAAPLKYGRTYTMRVASLGTSGVPLARAATFTTASPDNLTQVYLETPGGLPIHEEMRYGIGTIIAARFDERITDKAAAERNLVVTTNPPVQGSWYWVDDKTAHWRPAKYYAPGTTVSVSANIFGQRLGDGLYGDENAKASFTIGDAHVSIADDTTKTVSVFANGKLVRAMPTSMGKGGYETIAGRDLSFWTPPGVYTVIDKAESVTMDSSTYGLPVDSSMGYKLKIPYATRISTDGIYLHQLNDTRWAQGNTNVSHGCLNLNSDNAAWFYNFSQPGDVVEVKNTGGPGLKIWQNGDWTLPWGEWLKGSALTPKP, from the coding sequence GTGGTCTTTTCCCGTCGTGCGCGCACGGCCTGCCTGGTGGTGGGGGTGTTGCTCCTTGGTGTACTGGGCAGTGACGTCGCCGGCCTGCCGGGCTGCCGCGACGGGTGTAAAACCGCCACCGCCGCCGCGCAGGTGCAGTTGCCCCCGGCTCCGCCGCGGCCGCCACTGCTGGGTATCACCCCGGCCAACGGCTCGGCCGATCTGACCCCGTTGAGTCGGGTGTCGGCTCAGGTGGTCGGTGGCAGCTTGACGAACGTCTCGTTGGTCGACGACTACGGCAACACGTTGGCTGGGGCACTGTCGCCGGACGGGACATCGTGGCAGCCGGCCGCTCCGCTCAAATACGGCCGCACCTACACCATGCGGGTAGCCAGCCTGGGCACCAGCGGGGTGCCGCTGGCGCGGGCCGCGACATTCACCACCGCTTCGCCCGATAATCTCACCCAGGTCTACCTCGAGACGCCCGGCGGTCTGCCGATCCACGAGGAGATGCGCTATGGCATCGGCACGATCATTGCGGCGCGCTTCGATGAGCGGATCACGGACAAGGCGGCCGCCGAACGCAACCTGGTAGTCACCACCAACCCGCCGGTGCAGGGCTCGTGGTACTGGGTGGATGACAAGACGGCGCACTGGCGGCCGGCGAAGTACTACGCACCGGGTACGACGGTTTCGGTGTCCGCCAACATCTTTGGGCAGCGGCTAGGTGACGGGCTCTACGGCGACGAAAATGCCAAAGCCAGTTTCACCATCGGCGATGCGCACGTCTCCATCGCCGATGACACCACCAAGACGGTCAGCGTGTTCGCCAATGGCAAGCTCGTTCGGGCCATGCCCACGTCAATGGGCAAGGGCGGCTACGAAACCATTGCCGGACGGGACCTTTCGTTCTGGACCCCGCCGGGCGTCTACACCGTGATCGACAAGGCCGAATCGGTGACGATGGATTCGTCGACCTACGGGCTGCCGGTGGACTCCTCGATGGGCTACAAGCTGAAGATTCCGTATGCCACCCGGATCAGCACCGACGGTATCTATCTGCATCAGCTCAATGACACGCGGTGGGCTCAGGGCAACACCAACGTCTCGCACGGCTGCCTGAACCTCAACAGCGACAACGCCGCGTGGTTCTACAACTTCTCCCAGCCCGGTGACGTCGTGGAGGTCAAGAACACCGGCGGTCCCGGACTGAAGATCTGGCAGAACGGCGACTGGACCCTGCCGTGGGGCGAATGGCTGAAGGGCAGCGCACTCACCCCCAAGCCGTAA